The nucleotide sequence GCGTCGCGGAACGTCACCACCGGCGCGTCGTCCGTCCACCACGGGAAGCCCTGGATGCCGCCGGACATCTTCACGTTCGGGATGCTCATCATGTCGGCGTTGACCGCGCCCGCGGTGACCCCGAAGTAGCCGTTGTAGCCCTGCGCCTGGCAGTCGGCGATGAGCTTCTTCCCGGCGGACGGGGCAACCGCGATTTGGATGAAGTCGGCGCCCTGGTCGATCATCTTCAGGCATTCCGCCGTGTAATTGGGGGCGGACGTGGAGATGGCGATCGAGCCCGTGTACTGCACGCCTTGCGGCTTGGCGGCCGGTTCGAGCAGCGGGGTGGCCTCCTTGCAGGCGGCGACCTCGGCACAATAGACGGACGCGAACTTCGTGGCACCGACCGCCTTGGCCGAGGCCAGCTGGGAGACCACGGTGGCCGGGAACGCCTGGGAGGTGACCGGGAAGTAGTTGGGCTGCTTGGCCCAGATCGCGGTCTGGTAGCCGGTGGCGCCCACCACCGGGACGTCCTTGCCGCTGAGGACGGCCGCGACCTGCTGTTCGGTGTTCGCCGCCTGCGCGGTGATGCTCAGGATGCTCGGGTCGTCCAGCAGTTCCTTGGCCGCGGTGGTGGCGGTGGCGCCGTCGCCCTTGTCGTCCTTGACGACCACCTTCACGGGGTGACCGGCGATCCCGCCGTTGGCGTTGACCCACTGCTGCCATGCCTTGGCGCTGCCGGCGCCGCTCTTGTCGGAGGAGGAACTGTTCCCGGTCTGGGAGACGATCAGCCCGAGCTTGATCTCCGACTTGGTGAGGGCCGGGTTGGTCGCGGCGTCGTCGTCCGACGAGTCGTCTCCGGAGCCGCAGGCGGCCAGGACCAAGACAGCGGCACTGAGGTAAGCCCCGATGACGCGACGTGATCTTTTCATGGTGCGTTCGACTCCCTGGGAGTTCGCGACTGGATGAGGTTTCCCGGACGGAGCCCGGTTGTGCCCGGGCCGGCAGTCCCCCGAGTGCGCGTGCCGCACCGGTCCGGGCGTGCGGTGAAGCTAACAGCGAGCAGACACCCCGGTAAAGACGTATTCGCTGAATATTTATACTTAGTTTCTTAGGGTTCATTTTTTGCTCGGACGGTGCCGTCCGAGGGACGCACGCCGGAGGCGGCGGCGGACGGGACCGGGAACCGCCGTGACGCGGGCTTTCGTTTGCGCCGGGATGCGCGACGGCGACGAGGCGGAGAGGTGCGGGCGGGGATCGCCGACGAACACCCGGCGCCGCGCCTGTGCCCGCCCATCGACGTCCGAGGAGCGGGACGCGTGGTCGTCGCCGCGTGCTCGGGAGTCGCCGCGCTGGTGTGGGGCACCCGTACCGGCGCGGGCCGACCAGGTCACGCGGAGGCGCTGTCGAGGACCTCCCGTGCCACGATCGCCTGCTGGATCTCGGCCGAGCCCTGGGTCACCTCGAAGAACTTGCTTTCCCGGAACAGTCGTTCGACGACCATCTCGCGCGTCCATCCGTACGCGCCGCACACCTGGAGGGCCGAGCTCGCCGCCTCGTGCGCCGTTCGTCCCGCCACCAGCCGGGCCGCCGCCGCCTCCCGTGTCACCGGGCGGCCGTCGTCGACCATGTGCGCTGTCGCGTGGACGAGTGCGCGCGCCGCCAGGATGTTCGCCTGCATGTCCGCGAGGTGGCCCTGGATGCCCGCGAACCTTCGTCCGATGGGCACCCCCCGGTGGGTGCGTGACAGCGCGTACGACGCGGCTTCGTCCAAGGCGCGCTGCGCGATCCCCACGCAAATCGCGGCCGCGCGCACCTTGCCCCGGGCCTCGCCGGCGAGCATGACCTCGAAACCGTCGTGCGGGTCGCCGACCACGTGTTCGCGTGGCACCCGCACCCCGTCGAGATAGACCGGTCGCGCGCCACCGCCGCCCAGGCCCAGGACCTCGACCGCGGGCCCGACCGACCATCCCGGGGTCCCCGCTTCGACCAGGAAGGCGCCGACGCGGTCGCCGGGGGTTCGCGCGAAGACCAGGGCCACCGTGCAGGCGCCCGCGTAGGAGATGAATTGCTTGCTTCCATCAAGAACCCAGGAGGACCCGTCCTGGCGTGCCCGGGTCCGCAATTGACGCGGGTCGGAACCGGTCTGCGGTTCGGTGAACGCCCATGACGCGACCACCTCACCCGACACCAGGCGCGGCACCCACTGCCGCACGGCCTCGGGAGTCCCCAACCGCAGCAGTGTGTCGGCCACCTGGATCGTCGTGCCGGGATACAGCGCCGCTATCGCCCCTACGCGCGCGAGTTCCTCGACCGCCGCGATGAAGGCGCCGAAGGTCCCGCCCGCGCCACCCCACTCCGCGTCGAACGGCAGCGAGAAGATCTCCAACTCCCGCAGCCGCTGCCACAGTTCGGGGGAGAACTCCTGCGTGCGGTCGATCGAGGCCACCAGCGGCTCGATGGTGCGTTGCGCCTGTCGCCGCACCTTGGCCCGGACGTCCGCGAGATCGTTGTCGATTTCCAGCATGGACTGCCCCATCCTCAGACCGGACCGCCGCGCGGCGGTCCGGATCCACCAAAACCCGTCGCCGGTCACGGCCGGCCCGACAACCTCGCCCGTACGGCCTGCCGACGGCGGGTGCCACCCACGCTGCGCTGGGACCTTGCGGCCTCCCCGAAGACATGCCGGCGGCCCAGGGAGGCGCAAGATACAGTACAAATAGCTCACTGATTAGTCCAGGATGAACGCACGCTGTCCGCTCCCGAAGGGCTCACGGTGACAAGAGCGCCGCCGCCGGGCCGTGGGCCTCGATCGAGCGGCGAAAAGGACTCGCCCGCACGCGCCTCGCGAAGTCGGTGCACGACGCCGGTTGGTCGGCGTTCGTGACGATGCCGGAGTACGAAGCCGCCCGGTGCGGGCGGACCCTGATCCGGATCGGCCGGTGCGAACCCACGTCGCAGGTGTGCTCGGAGTGCGGCGTGAAGGACGGCCCGAGACCGCTCTGCGTCCCGGGAATGGACGTGCGAGGCGTGCGGAGCCGTCCAGGACGGGGACATCAACGCGGCGGTCAACGTCGCCAAGGCGGCCGGACTGGCCGTACCGGCCTGTGGAGCGCGGGTAAGACCGCAACCCACGGTTCCGGCACAGCGACAAGAAGAAGGTGCTGAGACACACGCTTCGCGAGCGGCTGCGAGCGATGTTCGCGTTGGACTGACCGCCGCGCGCGTCACCGTCCTGAGCGTTACCGTCCCGACCAGACGGGAGCCCGTTTCTGCGCGAAGGCGCTCGGGCCCTCGGCGGCGTCCGCTGTACCGGCGATGAACCGGTTCTGCTCGTCGTTGACACGCCAGGCGGTCGCCTCGTCGAAGGCGGCGCTCGCCTCGATGACGGCCCTGCTCGCCCGCACGGCGAGCGGGGCGTTCCGGTTGATCGACTCGGCGAGTGCCAAGCTCGTCTCCAGCAGTCGGCCGGCCGGTACGACGTCGTTGACAAGCCCCCACGACAGCGCGGTCTCCGCGGTGATGGGGCGGCCGGTGAGAGCGAGGTCCATGGCCCGCTTGTCACCGATGTGGCGGCTGAGCCGAACGAGTCCGCCGGCCGCGGCGATGATGCCGTGGGAGACCTCGCGGAGTGCGAAGGTCGCATGCTCCGCGGCCACCACCAGGTCGCAGGACAACACCAGTTCGAAGCCGCCTCCGTAGGCGAGCCCGTTGACCGCGGCGATCACGGGCTTGCTCCGGTCGGCCCGGGTTATCCCCGAGAAGACCCGGTTGTCGTCGACGGAGCCGGTGGTCATCGCCTTGAGGTCCCCGCCCGCGCAGAAGGCACGCTCACCGGTCCCGGTGAGGACGACGGTGGCGACCGAGGAGTCCCGGTCGGCGTCCTCCAGCGCGGTTTTGACCAGACGCGAAAGCACCGGGTCGAACGCGTTCAGCGCGCTCGGGCGATTGAGGGTGAGCAGCCGGGTACGGCCCTGCTGCGCGATCTCCAGTTCCACAACCGTCTCCTCACAGGCCGAGCCGCTTGCGGGCGGCGACGACGGTGGCCGTCTCGGGTTGCCGGACGGCTTCCGGGCAGGCGGGCAACGTGGGTTCCCGCCTGCCCCGGGGTGCCACCGTGGCCTTCAGTCCGTTGCCGCGCGGTAGTCCTTGCCGCGGATCAGTCGGACCGGTGTGTAGACCAGCACTTCCTCGTCGCGCTGGTTCCGTACGCTGATGCGGCTGGTGACGACCCCGCGCCCGCCCTTGCTGGACGGCCTGGCGTCGGTCGTCTCCACGACCGCGTGCAAGGTGTCGCCCACGTACACCGGCTGCTTGACGGTCAGTTCCATGTGCATGAACGCCAGCCCGGTGCCGTGCAGCACGTTGGTCTGGAGGACGAGGCCCTCGGCGATCGCGTAGATCATCGCGCCCGGGATGAGGCGGCCGGTGTACCCCGCCTCCCCGGCGTGCGAGGCGTCGAGGAACAGGGGCTCGTTGAAGCCTCCCCAGGTGACGAAGGAGACGAGGTCGGCCTCGGTCACGGTGCGCCGCGCGGTGCGGAAGGCGTGACCGACCGGCATCTCCTCGAAGGTTCGGCCGCGGGCCAGAAGTTCGGCGGACGGCGATGCGGAGGTGGGCGTGCCGGTCGGGGAGGTACTGGTGTCGGTCACGGTGGTTCCTGTTTCTCGGAGGTGATCGTGGTGGAGGGGCCGGGGCGGAAGGCTCCGGCCTACAGGTCCAGCGGGTGCTTCTCACCCATGCCGACGAAATCGGGACGGCGCTTCTCGCGGTGCGAGGCCAACCCTTCGGTCACCTCGTGGCCGCCGAATCCGAAGAACTCCAGCCCCAGCGACGATTCGAAGATGGGGGCGGCCGTGCGGTACCAGTGGTTGAGGGACCGCTTCGTCCAACTGATCGCGCTGGCCGAGCCCTCGGCCAGCGCGGTGGCGACCCGAAGCGCCTCGGCGTGGACCTGGTCGTCGTCGACGCACCGGGACACCAGGCCGATGCGCTCGGCCTCCTCACCGGTGAGGACGTCGCACGTGAGCAGGTAGTACTTCGCCTTGGCCATGCCGCACAGCAGAGGCCAGCAGATGGCGGCGTGGTCGCCGGCCGCGACACCGAGGCGGGTGTGGCCGTCCACGATCTTGGCTTTGCGGCCGACGATGGAGATGTCGGCCATCATGCCGATCACCAGCCCCGCGCCGACCGCCGGGCCGTGGATGGCGGACACCACCGGCTTGGAGCAGTTCATGACGCCGTAGACCATGTCCCGGGCTTCGCGCATCACCCGGGCGCGCACGGTGTAGTCGGCAGTCATCTCGTCGATGGAGTCGAAGGTTCCGCCGGCGGAGAACGCCTTGCCGGCTCCCTGGACGACCACAGCCCGGGTCTCGTCGTCGCGGTCGATCACCGGCCATATGTCGGCGAGTTCGCCGTGCATGCGGGGGTCGACGGCGTTGAGGTTGGGAGCGTCGAGCACGAGGCGCAGCACGCCCGGTGCCGGGCGCTCGAACCGCAAGGTCTCGAATGCGGCGTAGCGATCCGTCATGGAATCTCCTCGATGGGAAAGGCAGGCGTTCTTGGGGCGCGCCAGGGGGTGATCGGCCCCTGGCCGGGCTCGGTGGTGTGCGGTGTGGCAGGTGCCGTTCGGGTGGCGGCCTTGTTGTGTCGGCTTCTCAGGGCTTGCCGTCGACGACCTTCGGCTCACGGGGCAGGCCGAGCACCTTCTCCGCGAGGATGTTGCGCTGCACCTGGGAGGTTCCCGCGTAGATCGTTCCCGAGCGCGCGATGAGGTACGTCGTCCCCCAGGACCCGGAGGTGTTCGCCGCGCCGGGGTCGTCGGTGCGGTAGGTCCGCAACGGCTGCCGTCCGACCGGGACTTGGCCGTGCAGGCCCATGATGTCCATGGCCAGGTCGGTGACTTTCATGTGGTACTCGCTCCAGAAGAGCTTGGAGATCGACGACTCCGGGCCGGGCTGGGCGCCCTTGAGCCACCCGGTGAGCACCCGGTAGCCGAGGTAGCGCATGATCTCGACCTTCGACCAGCACCAGGCGATCCGCTGGCGGATCACCGGGTCCTGGTCCTTGCCGTACAGCCGGGCCAGTTCGATCAGCCGCTCGACCTCGGCCTTGAAGAGGATGGGGTTGGTGGCGGCTTCTTCGCCGCGCTCGACTCCGAGGAGGCTCTGCGCGACCTCCCAGCCGTTGTTCGGCCCGCCCACGACCAGGTCCGCCGAGGTGCGGGCGTCGGTGAAGAACACCTCGTTGAAGTGCTCGTGACCGCTCATCATGCGGAACGGGCGTACCTCGACGCCGGGTTGGTCGATCGGCACCAGCAGGAAGGAGATGCCGCGGTGCTTGGCCGCCGACCGGTCGGTCCGCGCGAGCACGAAGATCCAGTCGCTGTGGTGGGCTCCCGAGGTCCACACCTTCTGGCCGTTGATGACCCATTCACGGTCGACCAGGTCCGCGCGCGTGGTCAACGACGCGAGGTCCGAGCCGGCGTTCGGCTCCGAGTAGCCCTG is from Yinghuangia sp. ASG 101 and encodes:
- a CDS encoding ABC transporter substrate-binding protein, yielding MKRSRRVIGAYLSAAVLVLAACGSGDDSSDDDAATNPALTKSEIKLGLIVSQTGNSSSSDKSGAGSAKAWQQWVNANGGIAGHPVKVVVKDDKGDGATATTAAKELLDDPSILSITAQAANTEQQVAAVLSGKDVPVVGATGYQTAIWAKQPNYFPVTSQAFPATVVSQLASAKAVGATKFASVYCAEVAACKEATPLLEPAAKPQGVQYTGSIAISTSAPNYTAECLKMIDQGADFIQIAVAPSAGKKLIADCQAQGYNGYFGVTAGAVNADMMSIPNVKMSGGIQGFPWWTDDAPVVTFRDAMKQYASDADYENPSATAVWASLEVVRKSLAAVGDAPTRADLTAGLHALKDEDLGGLLAQKVTYIPGQGTPINCLWLYKHEDGKFTSAALPGPSGNSISEGTLKSDCLTSPTG
- a CDS encoding acyl-CoA dehydrogenase family protein translates to MLEIDNDLADVRAKVRRQAQRTIEPLVASIDRTQEFSPELWQRLRELEIFSLPFDAEWGGAGGTFGAFIAAVEELARVGAIAALYPGTTIQVADTLLRLGTPEAVRQWVPRLVSGEVVASWAFTEPQTGSDPRQLRTRARQDGSSWVLDGSKQFISYAGACTVALVFARTPGDRVGAFLVEAGTPGWSVGPAVEVLGLGGGGARPVYLDGVRVPREHVVGDPHDGFEVMLAGEARGKVRAAAICVGIAQRALDEAASYALSRTHRGVPIGRRFAGIQGHLADMQANILAARALVHATAHMVDDGRPVTREAAAARLVAGRTAHEAASSALQVCGAYGWTREMVVERLFRESKFFEVTQGSAEIQQAIVAREVLDSASA
- a CDS encoding enoyl-CoA hydratase-related protein: MELEIAQQGRTRLLTLNRPSALNAFDPVLSRLVKTALEDADRDSSVATVVLTGTGERAFCAGGDLKAMTTGSVDDNRVFSGITRADRSKPVIAAVNGLAYGGGFELVLSCDLVVAAEHATFALREVSHGIIAAAGGLVRLSRHIGDKRAMDLALTGRPITAETALSWGLVNDVVPAGRLLETSLALAESINRNAPLAVRASRAVIEASAAFDEATAWRVNDEQNRFIAGTADAAEGPSAFAQKRAPVWSGR
- a CDS encoding FAS1-like dehydratase domain-containing protein — encoded protein: MTDTSTSPTGTPTSASPSAELLARGRTFEEMPVGHAFRTARRTVTEADLVSFVTWGGFNEPLFLDASHAGEAGYTGRLIPGAMIYAIAEGLVLQTNVLHGTGLAFMHMELTVKQPVYVGDTLHAVVETTDARPSSKGGRGVVTSRISVRNQRDEEVLVYTPVRLIRGKDYRAATD
- a CDS encoding enoyl-CoA hydratase/isomerase family protein, giving the protein MTDRYAAFETLRFERPAPGVLRLVLDAPNLNAVDPRMHGELADIWPVIDRDDETRAVVVQGAGKAFSAGGTFDSIDEMTADYTVRARVMREARDMVYGVMNCSKPVVSAIHGPAVGAGLVIGMMADISIVGRKAKIVDGHTRLGVAAGDHAAICWPLLCGMAKAKYYLLTCDVLTGEEAERIGLVSRCVDDDQVHAEALRVATALAEGSASAISWTKRSLNHWYRTAAPIFESSLGLEFFGFGGHEVTEGLASHREKRRPDFVGMGEKHPLDL
- a CDS encoding acyl-CoA dehydrogenase family protein, whose protein sequence is MDTSYPPETEEFRAETKAFLAEQLPADWAGIGALDEEAAWAFAREWRHTLAKHGYLSLTWPEQYGGRGLSKLHQVVLMEELALAGVPFGLPHDTFGVKMLANTLLRWGTDEQKERFLPRILSGQDVWCQGYSEPNAGSDLASLTTRADLVDREWVINGQKVWTSGAHHSDWIFVLARTDRSAAKHRGISFLLVPIDQPGVEVRPFRMMSGHEHFNEVFFTDARTSADLVVGGPNNGWEVAQSLLGVERGEEAATNPILFKAEVERLIELARLYGKDQDPVIRQRIAWCWSKVEIMRYLGYRVLTGWLKGAQPGPESSISKLFWSEYHMKVTDLAMDIMGLHGQVPVGRQPLRTYRTDDPGAANTSGSWGTTYLIARSGTIYAGTSQVQRNILAEKVLGLPREPKVVDGKP